In a single window of the Acipenser ruthenus chromosome 8, fAciRut3.2 maternal haplotype, whole genome shotgun sequence genome:
- the LOC117407373 gene encoding uncharacterized protein LOC117407373 isoform X2, translating to MVPALTAHINFCAAGPLRAWGRIGMSRCCPTIYSIQTLFFRIQLYEDMTEKRMLSKLYCKGITLSLIIWSCLFVADSDVLKQEPISVIADVGTIVTLRCKNESLRETTQATWIKETQSKPEIILSYKKTGNETYRPNNTQQRISLLHIPENLFSLRISELQHSDAGNYTCLTTTSNGVWKRHWELVTKDPVTQPVNIVIIISIVFASTAVILCGILTCICKKQLLCLKTENKRKTENRPLQTGSQSDYYVNSLTLKSNNSQQQKMYLHRSRK from the exons ATGGTTCCTGCACTTACTGCTCATATTAACTTCTGTGCAGCAGGGCCACTGAGAGcctggggaaggattggtatgtcccgctgctgCCCCacaatttacagtattcaaactttattttttag AATACAGTTGTATGAAGACATGACTGAGAAGAGGATGCTGTCTAAGCTGTACTGTAAAGGAATTACATTGAGCTTGATCATTTGGAGTTGTTTATTTGTGGCAG attcagACGTTCTAAAACAGGAACCTATCTCTGTTATTGCTGATGTGGGAACCATAGTAACTCTTCGGTGTAAAAATGAATCACTGAGAGAAACAACTCAAGCAACCTGGATAAAAGAGACTCAGAGTAAACCTGAGATTATCCTGAGTTATAAAAAAACAGGGAACGAAACGTATCGACCTAATAACACACAGCAAAGAATATCACTTCTCCACATTCCAGAGAACCTCTTCAGTTTAAGGATTTCTGAATTGCAACACTCTGATGCTGGGAACTATACCTGCTTAACAACAACAAGTAACGGAGTTTGGAAAAGGCATTGGGAGCTCGTTACAAAAG atCCTGTGACACAACCAGTTAACATTGTCATCATCATCTCCATTGTGTTTGCTTCCACTGCAGTAATCCTTTGTGGGATCCTGACTTGTATATGCAAAAAACAGCTACT ATGTctgaaaactgaaaacaaaaggaAGACGGAAAACAGACCG CTGCAGACTGGTTCCCAGAGTGATTACTACGTCAATAGCCTTACACTGAAATCAAACAactcacaacaacaaaaaatgtacttACATAGGTCAAGgaaataa
- the LOC117407373 gene encoding uncharacterized protein LOC117407373 isoform X1, translating to MTHFINEDRVYLLLEYCIQCIRFLNNLKQYSVLDNGLLQYSPKNEPCIIDIFLSLKFTFEKKSRQRSPPNNKSGPLRAWGRIGMSRCCPTIYSIQTLFFRIQLYEDMTEKRMLSKLYCKGITLSLIIWSCLFVADSDVLKQEPISVIADVGTIVTLRCKNESLRETTQATWIKETQSKPEIILSYKKTGNETYRPNNTQQRISLLHIPENLFSLRISELQHSDAGNYTCLTTTSNGVWKRHWELVTKDPVTQPVNIVIIISIVFASTAVILCGILTCICKKQLLCLKTENKRKTENRPLQTGSQSDYYVNSLTLKSNNSQQQKMYLHRSRK from the exons ATGACACACTTTATCAACGAGGACCGTGTTTATCTATTGTTGGAATATTGTATACAGTGTATAAGATTTTTGAATAATCTAAAACAATATTCAGTGCTAGATAACGGCTTGTTACAATATTCACCAAAGAATGAACCATGTATCATTGACATTTTCTTGTCATTGAAgtttacttttgaaaaaaaatcaagacAGCGAAGCCCTCCAAACAATAAAT CAGGGCCACTGAGAGcctggggaaggattggtatgtcccgctgctgCCCCacaatttacagtattcaaactttattttttag AATACAGTTGTATGAAGACATGACTGAGAAGAGGATGCTGTCTAAGCTGTACTGTAAAGGAATTACATTGAGCTTGATCATTTGGAGTTGTTTATTTGTGGCAG attcagACGTTCTAAAACAGGAACCTATCTCTGTTATTGCTGATGTGGGAACCATAGTAACTCTTCGGTGTAAAAATGAATCACTGAGAGAAACAACTCAAGCAACCTGGATAAAAGAGACTCAGAGTAAACCTGAGATTATCCTGAGTTATAAAAAAACAGGGAACGAAACGTATCGACCTAATAACACACAGCAAAGAATATCACTTCTCCACATTCCAGAGAACCTCTTCAGTTTAAGGATTTCTGAATTGCAACACTCTGATGCTGGGAACTATACCTGCTTAACAACAACAAGTAACGGAGTTTGGAAAAGGCATTGGGAGCTCGTTACAAAAG atCCTGTGACACAACCAGTTAACATTGTCATCATCATCTCCATTGTGTTTGCTTCCACTGCAGTAATCCTTTGTGGGATCCTGACTTGTATATGCAAAAAACAGCTACT ATGTctgaaaactgaaaacaaaaggaAGACGGAAAACAGACCG CTGCAGACTGGTTCCCAGAGTGATTACTACGTCAATAGCCTTACACTGAAATCAAACAactcacaacaacaaaaaatgtacttACATAGGTCAAGgaaataa